Proteins from a genomic interval of Terriglobales bacterium:
- a CDS encoding GAF domain-containing protein, giving the protein MSSVEIQRPAPDVEALLLQVADLVNTTLDLDTILRRIAELVRRIIDYEIFAILLLNDKTQELRFRFAVGYQQEVVERMRIKVGHGVTGLAVQRREPVLVNDVRTAPQYIEGNPHVRSELAIPLIFKNRVIGVIDIEAPQPDYFTPEHAQTLTLIASRIAIGIEHARLYTRVSRQAKTLQLLNEISREITSILNLDELLKRIAEDLSRLIDYQMFSILLIDDEKKQLEHRFSIRFKESINIKKQIPIGHGIVGYAAAHHEPVLVPDVTKDPRYINVNPETRSELAVPLIYKGKVIGVLDLEHTRRRYFNEDHLRTLSTLAAQIAIAIENARLYEQVARQEQRLEHDLALARELQFRLLPAGYPRLRSAQVAAKFQPAQAIGGDLYDFVTYPTTSQGCTSCTAVAIGDVSGKGPAAALYASLVSGILRSEAAERPGAAEMLQRINASLGERRVDTQYVTLLYTIWQDDQRVLKVANSGMPRPIYCHNGEVQRIEATGLPLGLFDKVDYDELSFQGEPGDVFLFFSDGISDAANPHGVLFGRGRVEELVKSHCDDSASQIVQALFDAVCQHVAGAPQFDDQTIVALKVVDSAVAQSQ; this is encoded by the coding sequence ATGAGTTCCGTAGAAATCCAGCGCCCCGCGCCCGATGTTGAGGCCTTGCTGCTCCAGGTGGCGGATCTCGTCAACACCACGCTGGATCTTGACACCATTCTGCGCCGCATTGCGGAACTGGTTCGCCGCATTATCGATTACGAAATCTTCGCCATTCTTCTGTTGAACGACAAAACTCAGGAATTGCGCTTCCGCTTCGCTGTTGGCTATCAACAAGAAGTGGTGGAGCGCATGCGCATCAAGGTCGGACATGGAGTTACCGGATTGGCGGTCCAGCGCCGCGAACCCGTGCTGGTCAACGACGTCCGAACAGCACCGCAATACATCGAGGGAAATCCCCATGTACGGTCGGAGCTGGCAATCCCTCTGATTTTCAAGAACCGTGTCATCGGAGTGATCGACATCGAGGCGCCGCAGCCAGACTATTTCACGCCCGAGCACGCGCAGACTCTCACCTTGATCGCTTCGCGCATCGCGATTGGCATCGAGCATGCGCGGCTCTACACGCGTGTTTCCCGTCAGGCCAAGACGCTGCAACTGTTAAACGAAATCAGCCGGGAAATCACTTCCATTCTGAATCTCGATGAATTACTGAAGCGCATCGCGGAGGACCTCAGCCGGCTCATCGACTACCAGATGTTCAGCATCCTGCTCATCGACGACGAGAAAAAACAGCTCGAACACCGCTTTTCGATCCGCTTCAAGGAAAGCATCAACATCAAAAAGCAAATCCCTATCGGTCATGGAATTGTCGGATACGCCGCGGCCCACCATGAGCCCGTGCTGGTGCCGGATGTCACCAAGGACCCACGCTATATCAACGTCAATCCCGAGACTCGTTCCGAGTTGGCAGTCCCGCTGATTTACAAAGGCAAGGTGATCGGGGTTCTCGACCTGGAGCACACTCGCCGCCGCTACTTCAATGAAGATCACCTGCGCACCCTTTCCACGCTGGCAGCCCAGATTGCGATCGCCATCGAGAATGCCCGCCTGTACGAGCAAGTCGCCCGGCAGGAGCAGCGCTTAGAGCACGATCTTGCCTTGGCGCGTGAATTGCAATTCCGCCTGCTGCCGGCAGGATACCCCCGCCTTCGTAGCGCGCAGGTAGCGGCGAAGTTTCAGCCGGCACAGGCAATCGGAGGCGATCTCTACGACTTCGTCACCTATCCCACAACTTCCCAGGGATGCACATCCTGCACCGCTGTGGCTATCGGCGACGTCAGCGGCAAGGGTCCGGCGGCTGCTCTTTATGCCTCACTGGTCAGCGGAATTTTGCGGTCCGAGGCTGCCGAGCGGCCCGGCGCTGCCGAGATGTTGCAGCGCATTAATGCGTCGCTCGGGGAGCGGCGAGTAGACACCCAGTACGTCACCCTGCTCTACACCATCTGGCAGGATGATCAACGAGTGCTGAAAGTCGCCAATTCAGGCATGCCGAGGCCCATCTATTGTCATAATGGCGAGGTCCAGCGCATCGAAGCTACCGGCCTTCCTCTGGGACTCTTTGACAAGGTGGACTACGACGAGCTCAGCTTTCAGGGCGAGCCCGGCGATGTGTTTCTCTTTTTCAGCGATGGTATCTCCGACGCAGCCAATCCTCACGGCGTGCTGTTCGGCCGCGGACGTGTGGAAGAACTCGTCAAGAGTCATTGCGACGACAGCGCTTCCCAGATCGTCCAGGCTCTGTTTGACGCCGTGTGTCAGCATGTTGCTGGAGCTCCCCAGTTCGACGATCAAACCATAGTTGCGCTCAAGGTGGTTGATTCCGCTGTTGCCCAGTCCCAATGA
- the hpt gene encoding hypoxanthine phosphoribosyltransferase, whose product MPSTAPTVQLKVLYTREQIARRVAELGAEISRDFAGQSVVLVGVLKGASIFLGDLARQISLDATFDFISVSSYGTEKQSSGEVRLVKDVDQSIQDRNIILVEDILDTGLTISFLRKKFLAHQPRTLKIAALLDKVSRRIAPVTADYVGFVIPDEFVVGYGLDYAERYRNLPDVCVLPPEMQ is encoded by the coding sequence ATGCCCTCCACAGCCCCTACTGTTCAATTAAAGGTTCTGTACACGCGCGAGCAGATTGCGCGGCGCGTGGCCGAACTGGGCGCCGAGATCTCGCGGGATTTCGCCGGACAATCGGTCGTGCTGGTAGGCGTGCTGAAGGGAGCCAGCATCTTTCTCGGCGACCTGGCGCGCCAGATTAGCTTGGACGCCACCTTCGATTTCATCAGCGTATCCAGTTATGGGACCGAAAAGCAGAGCAGCGGTGAAGTCCGCCTCGTCAAAGACGTGGATCAGTCCATTCAGGACCGGAACATCATCCTGGTGGAAGACATCCTCGATACTGGGTTGACTATCAGCTTTTTGCGCAAGAAGTTCCTGGCCCACCAGCCGAGGACGCTGAAGATCGCAGCCCTACTCGACAAAGTCTCGCGACGCATTGCGCCGGTGACGGCTGACTACGTCGGCTTTGTCATTCCTGATGAATTCGTCGTCGGATATGGCCTGGACTACGCCGAGCGCTACCGCAATCTGCCCGATGTTTGCGTCCTGCCCCCGGAAATGCAGTAG